A genomic segment from Nitrospinota bacterium encodes:
- the rbfA gene encoding 30S ribosome-binding factor RbfA, translating into MFSFKRSARMRELIQAEVAAIIREELKDPRIGFVTVMHVELADNLRHADIYISPMGTDGQKKSTFKAIRTAAPFIRRLLGERIKIKFIPAITIKWDHSGEHADTVNRLLREMEAERAEPGDKPPHGE; encoded by the coding sequence ATGTTTTCCTTTAAACGCTCCGCGCGCATGCGGGAACTGATACAGGCGGAAGTGGCGGCGATCATCCGCGAAGAGCTGAAAGACCCGCGCATCGGTTTCGTCACCGTGATGCATGTGGAACTGGCCGACAACCTGCGCCACGCCGACATTTACATCTCGCCGATGGGGACGGACGGGCAGAAAAAATCGACCTTCAAGGCGATACGCACGGCCGCGCCGTTCATCCGGCGGCTGCTGGGGGAGCGGATAAAAATCAAGTTCATACCCGCCATCACGATAAAGTGGGATCACTCCGGCGAGCACGCCGACACGGTGAACCGCCTGCTGCGCGAGATGGAGGCGGAGCGCGCCGAGCCGGGGGACAAGCCGCCCCACGGGGAATAA
- a CDS encoding restriction endonuclease produces the protein MKQYKVDAQEYEMITARIYELLSPQCKVTHNHRLIGRLSKTSRQIDVSIIGNVSGHEIFIAVECKNQKSKVDINQVGAFYAMMQDVGAHRGVMISNSGFSKSAKNYAKYRGIDPCMIHDAHSKNWKLLLQVPLILEEILPSLNVSYTVYLEKDIPVPQGKALIVSGEDLRDRFARDWNQGAIQFDQEEQSYNPNYEDPFVVLQNDIKREIKDLKINVVLKRTYYFGYVDNLPNTKAIKNELTGVTQVLLSEADLASMKKEEMLLLKDGEHLPHQAKTHVRALMRPIIRDGEILKGQLSFRKIDD, from the coding sequence ATGAAACAATACAAAGTTGATGCCCAAGAATATGAGATGATTACGGCAAGAATTTATGAACTCTTGTCGCCACAATGTAAAGTAACCCATAACCATCGCCTAATAGGAAGACTAAGCAAAACGAGTCGACAGATTGATGTCTCAATTATCGGCAATGTTTCGGGACATGAAATATTCATAGCTGTCGAATGTAAAAATCAAAAATCAAAGGTGGATATTAACCAAGTTGGTGCATTTTACGCGATGATGCAGGACGTAGGGGCTCACCGAGGGGTGATGATCTCAAATTCTGGATTTTCAAAAAGCGCAAAAAACTATGCCAAATATCGGGGAATAGACCCCTGCATGATTCATGATGCACATTCAAAAAATTGGAAGCTTCTACTTCAGGTTCCTTTGATACTGGAAGAGATTCTTCCATCTTTAAATGTGAGCTACACCGTCTACCTTGAAAAGGACATACCCGTTCCGCAGGGGAAAGCTTTAATTGTTTCAGGTGAGGATTTACGGGATAGATTTGCACGAGATTGGAACCAAGGCGCAATTCAATTTGATCAAGAAGAGCAATCTTATAATCCGAATTATGAGGATCCTTTTGTTGTTTTGCAGAATGATATTAAGCGCGAAATAAAAGATTTAAAAATAAATGTTGTCTTGAAGAGGACGTATTATTTTGGTTATGTTGACAATTTGCCCAACACCAAAGCAATAAAAAATGAGTTGACCGGCGTTACTCAAGTTTTATTGTCAGAGGCTGACCTAGCCTCAATGAAAAAAGAAGAGATGCTTTTATTAAAAGATGGGGAACACTTACCGCATCAGGCTAAAACCCATGTTCGGGCATTGATGCGGCCAATTATAAGAGATGGTGAAATTTTGAAAGGTCAATTATCCTTTCGGAAAATCGATGATTGA
- a CDS encoding RidA family protein, whose protein sequence is MEKIVIKTANAPGAIGPYSQAIKAGNVVYASGQIPLDPVTGVMVPGGIKEQTGRVLLNLKAVLEAAGGSLDNVVKTTVYLADMAQFADMNAVYATFFADKPPARATVQAAALPKNALVEIDAIAVL, encoded by the coding sequence ATGGAAAAAATCGTCATCAAAACAGCAAACGCCCCCGGCGCGATCGGCCCTTATTCGCAGGCGATCAAGGCGGGGAACGTGGTCTACGCCTCCGGCCAGATACCGCTTGATCCCGTCACCGGCGTCATGGTTCCCGGCGGGATAAAGGAACAGACCGGGCGGGTATTGCTGAACTTGAAGGCGGTGCTGGAGGCCGCGGGGGGGAGCTTGGACAACGTGGTGAAAACCACCGTCTACCTCGCCGACATGGCGCAGTTCGCCGATATGAACGCAGTCTACGCCACGTTTTTCGCCGACAAACCGCCGGCCCGCGCCACCGTGCAGGCGGCGGCGCTGCCGAAAAACGCGCTGGTGGAAATCGACGCCATCGCCGTTCTCTGA
- a CDS encoding response regulator, protein MKTVLCVDDDKEYQKLLPQILKKMGYESVVADTGLKALELTRAKEFDLILLDVTLPKMDGFRVMEEIRKEGRSRQTPIVFVTARSEKENVANAIKFGAADYIVKPFDTGLFLHKVSRFINMKVEAGWHKLKPEQEQVLSLTLATLDKAFNAIQKNGQLPYAEFMDVSGKMTRVIEKGDVKGVLDAVKDHDAYTFVHSMRVGIFLSLLAKNFGGFSAQDIQILTTGGTVHDVGKAKTPLKVLNKPGKFEPEEWLEMQNHVGYTVEMLRRTPEVPESVIEIAWNHHERIDGSGYPRRLKGEQLGMLSRMAAICDVYVALTDRRVYKPGYPPEQAIGMMRDPNHIDQSLLAEFAAIIEGLYKIKIPA, encoded by the coding sequence ATGAAAACCGTTCTCTGCGTTGATGACGACAAGGAGTATCAGAAACTCCTTCCCCAAATCCTCAAAAAAATGGGGTACGAAAGCGTCGTCGCCGATACCGGCCTGAAAGCGCTGGAACTTACCCGCGCAAAAGAGTTCGATCTCATCCTGCTCGACGTCACGCTTCCGAAGATGGACGGCTTCCGGGTGATGGAGGAAATCCGCAAAGAGGGGCGCTCGCGGCAAACCCCCATCGTCTTCGTCACCGCCCGCAGTGAAAAGGAGAACGTCGCCAACGCCATCAAGTTCGGAGCGGCGGACTATATCGTCAAGCCGTTCGACACGGGATTATTCCTCCACAAGGTATCGCGCTTCATCAACATGAAGGTGGAGGCCGGTTGGCACAAGCTGAAGCCGGAGCAGGAACAGGTGCTCTCCCTCACCCTCGCCACGCTGGACAAGGCGTTCAATGCGATACAAAAAAACGGACAACTCCCCTACGCCGAGTTCATGGATGTGAGCGGAAAAATGACCCGGGTGATCGAAAAAGGGGATGTCAAAGGGGTGCTGGACGCGGTGAAAGACCACGACGCCTATACCTTCGTCCACTCGATGCGCGTCGGGATTTTCCTTTCGCTGCTGGCAAAAAATTTCGGGGGGTTTTCCGCGCAGGACATCCAGATACTCACCACCGGCGGCACCGTGCATGACGTGGGAAAAGCCAAAACGCCGCTGAAGGTGCTCAACAAACCGGGGAAATTCGAACCGGAGGAGTGGCTTGAAATGCAAAATCATGTGGGCTACACGGTGGAGATGCTCCGCCGCACGCCGGAAGTGCCGGAATCGGTGATCGAAATAGCCTGGAACCATCACGAGCGTATCGACGGCAGCGGCTACCCGCGCCGTCTGAAAGGGGAGCAGTTGGGGATGCTCTCCCGCATGGCGGCAATTTGCGATGTCTATGTGGCGCTCACCGACCGCCGCGTCTACAAGCCGGGCTACCCGCCGGAACAGGCCATCGGCATGATGCGCGATCCCAACCATATCGACCAATCGCTGCTCGCCGAATTCGCCGCCATCATCGAAGGCCTCTACAAGATCAAAATTCCCGCCTAG
- the truB gene encoding tRNA pseudouridine(55) synthase TruB: protein MNGFINFFKVPGIASNKALDTIKRATGEKKAGFLGTLDPIAAGILPVGLGFATRLFPYFETMPKTYQTTLVLGSETDTQDGTGATTREAPFAHVTKEMFETALEKFRGEIDQVPPMYSAKKVDGKRLYEIARKGGEVKREPKKVTIHKLELNEFSGATAVLTATVSRGTYIRALCEDIGRALDSAAHMGALIRTEASNFKQEDSWTIERIEERRDHPEEWLLPLDYPIAFMPRLLVGGRDERLLFNGQQVTPSAPMEGLCRLYREEGGAFLGVGRVDKFTKRLMPERLVPGGRPQRFGGL from the coding sequence ATGAACGGCTTTATTAATTTCTTCAAAGTGCCCGGTATCGCCAGCAACAAGGCGTTGGACACCATCAAGCGGGCGACCGGCGAAAAAAAAGCCGGCTTCCTCGGCACGCTCGATCCGATTGCCGCCGGCATCCTGCCCGTTGGCCTCGGCTTTGCCACCCGCCTTTTCCCCTACTTCGAAACAATGCCAAAGACCTATCAGACCACGCTGGTTCTGGGGAGCGAGACCGATACGCAGGACGGCACCGGCGCCACCACCCGCGAAGCCCCCTTCGCCCATGTCACCAAAGAGATGTTTGAAACGGCGCTGGAAAAATTCCGGGGGGAGATAGATCAAGTGCCGCCAATGTACTCGGCCAAAAAGGTGGATGGCAAACGGCTTTACGAAATCGCCCGCAAGGGGGGGGAAGTAAAGCGCGAGCCGAAAAAAGTGACCATCCACAAGCTGGAACTGAACGAATTTTCCGGCGCCACCGCCGTGCTGACCGCCACCGTTTCGCGCGGCACCTACATCAGGGCGCTCTGCGAGGACATCGGCCGCGCGCTGGACAGCGCCGCGCATATGGGGGCGCTGATCCGCACCGAAGCGTCGAACTTCAAACAGGAAGACTCCTGGACCATCGAACGGATAGAGGAGCGCCGGGATCACCCCGAAGAGTGGCTGCTGCCGCTCGATTATCCGATAGCCTTTATGCCGCGTCTTTTGGTGGGAGGCCGCGACGAACGGCTCCTGTTCAACGGACAGCAGGTGACTCCTTCCGCGCCGATGGAAGGGCTTTGCCGCCTCTATCGGGAAGAGGGGGGCGCATTCCTCGGCGTCGGCCGCGTGGATAAGTTCACGAAAAGGCTGATGCCGGAACGGCTGGTTCCCGGCGGCCGCCCCCAGCGCTTCGGCGGTTTGTAA